The Paenibacillus sp. FSL R7-0204 genome includes a region encoding these proteins:
- a CDS encoding DUF6612 family protein, protein MNKKWGLSAAALLLTAAVILPGCAKKEEPKEALTSAAAKATAMTSYEMKTKLVINDLSIDTGTNEADASTGQMLSMLKNAELTIDGVYQAEPMQTEMTTVLNLKGDMAMSFTVPMVMTGQKLYVKIPSIPFLPIPETIVNKFVELDLKQLAEEQGAEFNPAQMDAQKVQKLSNEVMNTLLGEYDEAKYFNNIKPKDAGLPEGVEAKQVVQFQVTNDNVKEALTILVNNAMPKIIDILGKEEYKDLLQVEPAKLAEAKEQLQSSEARAEFDKSLADLNKYLTINQFHLNTAVNKDDYPVYQDMLMNIKVNDPDKGENVTLSMNASNQYSKINEKQTFKIGIPQGEDVITLEELQQQFGSTGTSTY, encoded by the coding sequence ATGAACAAAAAGTGGGGGTTATCCGCTGCTGCGTTACTGTTAACTGCTGCAGTAATTCTGCCGGGGTGTGCAAAGAAAGAGGAGCCTAAGGAGGCTCTGACTTCAGCTGCAGCCAAAGCTACAGCTATGACATCTTACGAAATGAAGACGAAATTAGTTATTAATGATCTGTCGATAGACACCGGCACCAATGAAGCGGATGCTTCAACGGGTCAGATGCTCAGCATGCTTAAGAACGCCGAGCTCACCATCGATGGTGTCTACCAGGCAGAGCCGATGCAGACCGAAATGACAACCGTTCTGAATCTGAAGGGGGACATGGCTATGTCCTTCACGGTTCCAATGGTCATGACCGGACAGAAGCTGTATGTCAAAATACCTTCGATTCCGTTCCTGCCGATTCCTGAGACCATCGTGAACAAATTCGTCGAGCTGGATCTGAAGCAGCTGGCAGAAGAGCAGGGCGCTGAATTCAATCCTGCACAAATGGATGCGCAGAAGGTACAGAAGCTGTCGAATGAAGTGATGAATACCTTACTTGGCGAATACGATGAAGCCAAGTACTTCAATAATATCAAACCGAAGGATGCCGGCCTGCCGGAAGGCGTTGAAGCCAAGCAGGTTGTTCAATTCCAGGTCACCAACGATAATGTCAAAGAGGCGCTCACTATTCTGGTGAATAACGCAATGCCGAAGATTATTGATATTCTGGGCAAAGAAGAATACAAGGATCTGCTGCAGGTTGAGCCTGCCAAGCTGGCCGAAGCCAAGGAACAGCTTCAATCCAGTGAAGCCCGTGCAGAGTTCGACAAGAGCCTGGCTGATCTGAACAAGTATCTCACTATTAACCAGTTCCATCTGAATACCGCAGTCAACAAAGATGATTATCCGGTATACCAGGATATGCTCATGAACATCAAAGTTAATGATCCTGACAAGGGTGAGAATGTTACCTTATCTATGAATGCAAGCAACCAATACAGCAAGATCAATGAGAAACAGACCTTCAAGATTGGTATTCCGCAGGGCGAAGATGTAATTACCCTGGAAGAGCTGCAGCAACAGTTCGGAAGCACAGGTACGAGTACTTATTAA
- a CDS encoding small acid-soluble spore protein P — translation MSKPKSMPVPGVQQDNQGPRKERHSSGPAPLSGSKKVKQANHVDHHNPQG, via the coding sequence ATGAGCAAACCCAAGAGCATGCCTGTACCCGGCGTACAGCAGGACAATCAGGGACCCCGCAAAGAGCGCCATTCTTCAGGTCCAGCGCCGTTATCCGGGTCTAAAAAGGTGAAGCAGGCCAACCATGTGGACCATCATAATCCGCAAGGTTAA